The sequence below is a genomic window from bacterium.
AAACACGAGGTTGTAAATGACTAAAATTAGTCATGGAAACGATTCGGTCTGGACGGGGAAAATAAGTGGATTATGCCTGTAACATATTGAAAAATAGAGTATTGCGGCTTTATTTGAATCGACAGCCGAAGAGAAGAAAGAACCTGTACTACCGGATGACAATCGAACAGAAAATATTTACTGCGCAGCGCGGTATTCTATCTCTTTGTGTATTCATGTCATCGTGGTCATAGTTTGGATCGATCCCAAATGAATAGTGTGCATAGAGGGATTCAATGATTTTTGTGACCGGCCGCCCACCGTGAGGCAATCGCGCAGGCCGTGATTGCGGCGGTTTCCGATCTGAGCGTGAGCCCGCCGAGAGAGCAGGGAACGGCTCTTCCAGCGGTCAGGAGGGAGATTTCCTCGCCGGTGAAATCTCCCTCGGGTCCGACTGCTATTGTGAGTTCTCCGGCCTTTCCGGTGCCGCCGGTTCGTTCGAGAGCGGCTTCCATGGTTATCTCCGCCGACTGTACTGCAGCGAGAACAGGCCCCGGCGAGTCTTTCACGAGCGTTTCCAGTCCGATCGGCCCGGAGATTTCCGGTATCCACGAGCGCCCCGACTGCTTCACCGCCTCGCGAATTATCCGTTCGAGCCTGTCGATCTTTATGGTATCCGGTTTTACCATAGTACGATTGGTAATGAGCGGCATGAACCGCCGCGCGCCGAGCTCGGTGCATTTTTCCACCGCCGTTTCGAACCGGGCGGGCTTGATGAGTGCGAGCGCAATGGTGATTTTGACCGGTGGCTCGCCCTCGCTGCTCAGGTCCCGTTCCACCGCCGCGGTGAGCGTCTTGCTGTCGATTGCACGAATACGGGCCATGACACGTCTTCCGTGGCCGTCCGTCACGCCGATAATCTCGCCGGGTCTTACGCGGCTCGAACGTGTGGCATGGTGGTGCTCTTCGCCCCTGAGTGTCACCGTTGAGCCGGAAAAATCCCTGCTGTCGGCGATAAAGTTCTGCATGGCAGGCGTTCCCCTATCGTACGGAAGCCCGGTTGTTTTCTTCGAGAATCTCCGGGATGACGTTGTCAGGATCGATGACAACCCTGAGATTCCGTGACGCCGGTACGTTCCCGAAGGTCACCGTCGTGCGCTTCGCCTTGAAATCGACGGGCGCATCGAGACGGGCGATGGTCTTGTCCTGAATCGTGTCCTCGCCATTCAAAAGCCGGACGACAACGTTCTCTGCCGCGCCGTTGCCGATGTTGTGGACGACAGCGGTAACCGTGGCGCCGCTCCGGGTCACATCCCACGGGTCTGTGACCAGGTCGGGAAGCTCGGCGGGACGGTCATGGTGCTCGATCTGCCTGATTCTGATCACGAGCGGTGTCTCCGGGGGCACGGGCAGCGTCACCACATCGAAGCGCCTGAGATTACGCTCGGTCTCCCAGACTGGTTTGCCGGGATTTCCCGCGCCGCTTGGGTCTTCATAGAGGCCGATCCTGTACCGGCCGTCGTCGATACGGCAGAGGCGCATGTTCAGATTTCGTTCGGCGGTATCGAAGGAATAGCAGAGCGCTTCGAGTGATGTGCTGTCGGCGCGCACGATGACACGGGCCACATCGGGTCCGCCGCCGGAAGGCCACATGACCGCGAGCTTCAGGTGGGCGTCCCACCGCGCCCCGCGCGCTCCCCCGAGCATGTACGTGTACATCTGTATGGCGCCGTGCGGGATATAATCGTCACGGTGGACGTTCGATTCGGTGAGCCGGTAGAAATAGAAATCATCGAGGAGCGATGCATACAGCTGAAATTCCTTCGTCAGATCGCCGATTGGTTTCGATACGTACGGCTCTTTCGGGATATCCTGTCCCCAGTACCACCTGAAGACGTTGACCGAAGTCCTGAAGGCTATCCCCTGCGCGTAGTTGACCGGGGTCTCGTCCGGGTGATCGAGCCGCCACGCCGATTCCATTTCGCGCTCGGCAGCGTATGCCTGCCCGAGGTTGTTGACCACCGTATTGTACCGCTCGCTGATGAAATCGCCGGTGTGCATACGGTCTATGGGGTAGATACGGCAGTACCCATCCTTGAACAGCCCGGTCTTCTCGAATTTCGTGTGTACCGTATCGATGATTGCCCGGGCGTTGTCGTTGCCGTCGAGCGGAAGGTCGGCCTGATGGAAGCTGATGAACAGGGTGTCGTCGTTCCATCCACCGCCCACCTGGCCGTCCGGGTTCTGGCG
It includes:
- a CDS encoding 16S rRNA (uracil(1498)-N(3))-methyltransferase; translated protein: MQNFIADSRDFSGSTVTLRGEEHHHATRSSRVRPGEIIGVTDGHGRRVMARIRAIDSKTLTAAVERDLSSEGEPPVKITIALALIKPARFETAVEKCTELGARRFMPLITNRTMVKPDTIKIDRLERIIREAVKQSGRSWIPEISGPIGLETLVKDSPGPVLAAVQSAEITMEAALERTGGTGKAGELTIAVGPEGDFTGEEISLLTAGRAVPCSLGGLTLRSETAAITACAIASRWAAGHKNH